In Amycolatopsis coloradensis, one genomic interval encodes:
- the hpaE gene encoding 5-carboxymethyl-2-hydroxymuconate semialdehyde dehydrogenase: protein MTSTTPRPIPDGVPERIRHYIGGELADSADGAVFDVIDPVTNEVYVQAAAGKKADIDRAVAAARKAFTEGPWPKLLPRERSRVLNRIADLVESRDKRLAALESFDSGLPISQALGQARRAAENFRFFADLIVAQADDTYKVPGRQINYVNRKPIGVAGLITPWNTPFMLESWKLAPALATGNTVVLKPAEFTPLSASLWAEIFEEAGLPPGVFNLVNGFGEDAGDALVKHPDVPLISFTGESRTGSLIFGNAAPFLKGLSMELGGKSPAIVFADADLETAIDATIFGVFSLNGERCTAGSRILVERAIYDEFVERYAAQAKRVKVGDPSDPATEVGALVHPEHYDKVMKYIEIGKTEGRLVAGGGRPDGFPTGNYVTPTVFADVKPDARIFQEEIFGPVVAITPFDGEDEALALANNTKYGLAAYVWTNDLKRAHNFAQSVEAGMVWLNSNNVRDLRTPFGGVKASGLGHEGGYRSIDFYTDQQAVHINLGEVHNPAFGKG from the coding sequence TTGACCAGCACGACTCCCCGGCCGATCCCGGACGGTGTCCCTGAGCGGATCCGGCACTACATCGGTGGCGAACTCGCCGATTCCGCCGACGGCGCCGTCTTCGACGTGATCGACCCGGTCACCAACGAGGTCTACGTCCAGGCCGCCGCGGGGAAGAAGGCCGACATCGACCGCGCCGTCGCCGCCGCGCGGAAGGCGTTCACCGAGGGACCTTGGCCGAAGCTGCTGCCGCGCGAACGCTCGCGCGTGCTGAACCGCATCGCCGATCTCGTCGAGTCGCGGGACAAGCGGCTGGCCGCGCTGGAGAGCTTCGACTCGGGTCTGCCGATCTCGCAGGCGCTGGGCCAGGCGCGCCGGGCAGCGGAGAACTTCCGGTTCTTCGCCGACCTGATCGTCGCGCAGGCCGACGACACCTACAAGGTGCCCGGCCGCCAGATCAACTACGTCAACCGCAAGCCGATCGGCGTGGCCGGGCTGATCACGCCGTGGAACACGCCGTTCATGCTGGAGTCGTGGAAGCTCGCGCCCGCACTCGCGACCGGCAACACCGTGGTGCTCAAACCCGCCGAGTTCACCCCGCTTTCCGCGTCGCTGTGGGCGGAGATCTTCGAGGAAGCCGGGCTGCCGCCGGGCGTGTTCAACCTCGTCAACGGCTTCGGTGAGGACGCGGGCGACGCGCTGGTGAAGCACCCGGACGTCCCGCTGATCTCGTTCACGGGAGAGAGCCGCACCGGCAGCCTGATCTTCGGCAACGCCGCGCCGTTCCTCAAAGGACTGTCGATGGAGCTGGGCGGCAAGTCACCCGCCATCGTCTTCGCCGACGCCGATCTGGAGACCGCGATCGACGCGACGATCTTCGGTGTGTTCTCGCTCAACGGCGAACGCTGCACCGCGGGAAGCCGGATCCTGGTCGAGCGCGCGATCTACGACGAGTTCGTCGAGCGTTATGCCGCGCAGGCCAAGCGGGTCAAGGTGGGCGACCCGAGCGACCCCGCGACCGAGGTCGGCGCCCTGGTGCACCCCGAGCACTACGACAAGGTCATGAAGTACATCGAGATCGGCAAGACCGAGGGCAGGCTGGTCGCCGGTGGCGGCCGCCCGGACGGCTTCCCGACCGGGAACTACGTGACCCCGACGGTGTTCGCCGACGTCAAACCGGACGCCCGGATCTTCCAGGAGGAGATCTTCGGCCCGGTCGTCGCGATCACGCCGTTCGACGGCGAAGACGAAGCACTGGCACTGGCGAACAACACGAAGTACGGGCTGGCGGCCTACGTCTGGACCAACGATCTCAAGCGGGCTCACAACTTCGCGCAGTCCGTCGAAGCGGGCATGGTGTGGCTCAACTCCAACAACGTCCGCGACCTGCGCACGCCTTTCGGCGGGGTGAAGGCTTCCGGGCTGGGACACGAGGGCGGCTACCGCTCGATCGACTTCTACACCGACCAGCAGGCGGTGCACATCAATCTCGGCGAGGTGCACAACCCCGCCTTCGGCAAGGGCTGA
- a CDS encoding GntR family transcriptional regulator, translated as MAEEAVKTTSKSELAYEWLRERIARHEYGPGYRLVLAEIAGALDMSVVPVREAIRRLEAERLVTFERNVGARVAMVDQNEYVHAMQTLGVVEGVATALSAPQLSEENIARARRVNERMIALLDHFDAHEFTALNQQFHSLLFACCPNPQILELVHQGWTRLSGLRDSTFAFVPDRAHRSVEEHEEILRLISEKADPLDIEFAARNHRWATMQAFLDARERANR; from the coding sequence ATGGCAGAAGAAGCAGTGAAGACGACCAGCAAGTCCGAACTCGCCTACGAGTGGTTGCGTGAGCGGATCGCCCGGCACGAGTACGGACCCGGCTACCGGCTCGTCCTCGCCGAGATCGCCGGCGCGCTCGACATGAGCGTCGTCCCGGTGCGCGAGGCGATCCGGCGGCTGGAGGCCGAACGGCTGGTGACCTTCGAACGCAACGTCGGCGCACGGGTGGCGATGGTGGACCAGAACGAGTACGTCCACGCCATGCAGACCCTCGGTGTCGTCGAAGGCGTCGCCACCGCGCTGTCCGCGCCGCAGCTGTCCGAAGAGAACATCGCGCGGGCGCGTCGGGTCAATGAGCGCATGATCGCGCTGCTGGACCACTTCGACGCGCACGAGTTCACCGCGCTGAACCAGCAGTTCCACTCGCTGCTCTTCGCATGCTGCCCCAACCCGCAGATCCTCGAGCTCGTGCACCAGGGCTGGACCCGGCTGTCCGGACTGCGCGACTCCACGTTCGCGTTCGTCCCCGACCGCGCGCACCGGTCGGTCGAGGAACACGAAGAGATCCTCCGGCTGATCTCCGAGAAGGCCGATCCACTCGACATCGAATTCGCCGCGCGCAATCACCGCTGGGCCACCATGCAGGCCTTTTTGGACGCTCGAGAGCGCGCGAACCGCTGA
- a CDS encoding fumarylacetoacetate hydrolase family protein, which yields MGTYEASAPSGRTSGPLGTRPGKIIAVHLSYASRAEQRGRRPANPSYFFKPSSSIGTSGGTVERPAGTELLAFEGEIALVIGTAARWVKADQAWEHVAAVTAANDFGLYDLRAADKGSNVRSKGGDGYTPLGPGLIDARDVDPSSLRVRTWVNGDLVQEDTTAGLLFPLRQFVSDLSQHFTLEPGDVILTGTPAGSTVVSPGDVVVVEVDVPGTSVSSGRLHTTVTQGIRSFSDIGSLPEADDKQRAEAWGTPVEQVEEDTAALSEGLRAKLLRAPVAGLSAQLRKRGLNNVAIDGVRPNLPGSKVVGTARTLRFVPNREDLFKSHGGGYNAQKRLFDSVGAGEVIVIEARGDKGSGTLGDILALRARYLGAAGVITDGGVRDFEAVAATGLPVFSQGPHPAVLGRKHVPWDTDVAVACGGATVLPGDIIVGDDDGVVVIPPSLAEEVVDAALVQEDEDAWIAEQVGQGRPIEGLFPLNPLWRERYEAWQKKQ from the coding sequence ATGGGCACTTACGAGGCATCAGCGCCTTCCGGCCGCACATCCGGTCCGCTGGGCACCCGGCCGGGCAAGATCATCGCCGTCCATCTCAGCTACGCGTCACGCGCGGAGCAGCGCGGACGGCGTCCGGCGAACCCGTCGTACTTCTTCAAGCCGTCGAGCTCGATCGGCACGTCCGGTGGCACGGTCGAACGTCCGGCCGGGACCGAACTGCTGGCCTTCGAAGGCGAGATCGCGCTGGTCATCGGCACCGCGGCCCGGTGGGTCAAAGCGGACCAGGCGTGGGAGCACGTCGCCGCGGTCACCGCCGCGAACGACTTCGGGCTCTACGACCTGCGCGCCGCGGACAAGGGCTCCAACGTCCGCTCCAAGGGCGGCGACGGCTACACCCCGCTCGGCCCGGGCCTCATCGACGCGCGCGACGTCGATCCCTCGTCGCTGCGCGTCCGCACGTGGGTGAACGGCGACCTGGTGCAGGAGGACACCACTGCCGGACTGCTGTTCCCCTTACGGCAGTTCGTATCCGACCTCTCCCAGCACTTCACCCTCGAACCGGGCGACGTCATCCTCACCGGGACCCCGGCCGGGTCGACGGTGGTCTCCCCCGGCGACGTCGTCGTCGTCGAAGTGGACGTTCCCGGCACCTCCGTCAGCAGCGGACGGCTGCACACCACCGTCACCCAGGGGATCCGGTCCTTTTCGGACATCGGCAGCCTGCCCGAGGCGGACGACAAGCAACGTGCCGAGGCTTGGGGCACGCCCGTCGAACAGGTCGAAGAGGACACTGCCGCGCTCAGCGAAGGACTTCGCGCCAAGCTGCTGCGCGCACCTGTGGCGGGCTTGTCCGCTCAGCTGCGCAAACGCGGGCTGAACAACGTCGCGATCGACGGCGTACGTCCCAATCTGCCCGGCTCGAAGGTCGTCGGCACGGCCAGGACTTTGCGTTTCGTCCCGAACCGCGAGGATCTGTTCAAGTCCCACGGCGGCGGTTACAACGCGCAGAAGCGCCTCTTCGACTCGGTCGGCGCCGGTGAGGTGATCGTCATCGAAGCCCGCGGCGACAAGGGTTCCGGGACACTCGGGGACATCCTGGCGCTGCGGGCGCGCTACCTCGGCGCCGCCGGGGTGATCACCGACGGCGGGGTCCGCGACTTCGAGGCCGTCGCCGCGACCGGGCTCCCGGTGTTCTCGCAGGGCCCGCATCCGGCGGTTCTAGGCCGCAAGCACGTGCCGTGGGACACCGACGTCGCGGTCGCCTGCGGCGGGGCCACCGTGCTGCCCGGCGACATCATCGTCGGTGACGACGACGGCGTGGTCGTCATCCCGCCGTCGCTGGCCGAAGAGGTCGTCGACGCGGCGCTCGTCCAGGAGGACGAGGACGCTTGGATCGCGGAGCAGGTCGGACAGGGCCGCCCGATCGAGGGGCTCTTCCCGCTGAACCCGTTGTGGCGGGAAAGGTATGAGGCATGGCAGAAGAAGCAGTGA
- a CDS encoding MFS transporter: MSNPAQDERTPGRTAPPSSDRRRVAFATVVGTTVEWYDFFVYASAAGLVFGKLFFSGLGANSTLVSFATVGVSFLFRPLGAFLAGHFGDKYGRRVVLVLTLILMGAATTLIGVLPTFDQIGVLAPVLLILLRILQGVSAGGEWGGAVLMAVEHAPSKRRGLFGASPQIGVPLGLLLASGVLALTSLLVPGQAFLDWGWRIPFLLSVGLILVGHYVRRRVEESPVFREIAERREQTRTPIIQLFRKHAVLVLVAALVFAGNNAVGYMTTGGYIQNYATNPKGPIGLDRGPVLWAVTASAATWLLSTWAAGAVSDRIGRRRTYVVGWIAQLAGVALLFPLVDTGNIVLLALGLIILSVGLGFTYGQQAAFYAELFPASIRFSGVSISYALGAILGGAFAPTIATALVDATGTSVSVAVYLAGMTVVGLIATLLLRDRSGIPLGPDHEAEQAVSPLRFGK; this comes from the coding sequence GTGTCGAATCCAGCGCAGGATGAACGCACGCCCGGCCGGACCGCCCCACCGTCTTCCGATCGGCGCCGGGTCGCGTTCGCGACCGTCGTCGGCACCACGGTCGAGTGGTACGACTTCTTCGTTTACGCGTCCGCCGCCGGTCTCGTCTTCGGCAAGCTGTTCTTCTCCGGTCTCGGTGCCAACAGCACGCTCGTCTCCTTCGCCACGGTGGGCGTGAGCTTCCTGTTCCGCCCGCTCGGGGCGTTCCTCGCCGGGCATTTCGGCGACAAGTACGGCCGTCGTGTGGTCCTGGTGCTCACCCTGATCCTGATGGGCGCCGCGACCACGCTGATCGGCGTGCTCCCGACGTTCGACCAGATCGGTGTCCTCGCGCCGGTACTGCTGATCCTGCTGCGGATCCTGCAGGGCGTTTCGGCTGGTGGGGAATGGGGCGGCGCCGTGCTGATGGCTGTCGAGCACGCGCCGTCGAAGCGCAGGGGACTCTTCGGCGCCTCGCCGCAGATCGGCGTCCCGCTCGGGCTGTTGCTGGCCTCCGGCGTCCTGGCGCTGACCAGCCTGCTCGTCCCCGGTCAGGCGTTCCTCGACTGGGGCTGGCGCATCCCGTTCCTGCTCAGTGTCGGGCTGATCCTGGTCGGCCACTACGTGCGGCGCCGCGTCGAGGAGAGCCCGGTCTTCCGCGAGATCGCCGAACGGCGTGAGCAGACCCGGACCCCGATCATCCAGCTGTTCCGCAAGCACGCCGTGCTCGTCCTGGTGGCCGCGCTGGTGTTCGCGGGCAACAACGCCGTCGGCTACATGACCACCGGCGGTTACATCCAGAACTACGCGACCAACCCGAAGGGCCCGATCGGCCTCGACCGCGGCCCGGTGCTGTGGGCGGTGACCGCGTCGGCGGCGACGTGGCTGCTCTCGACGTGGGCGGCGGGCGCGGTGTCCGACCGGATCGGCAGGCGGCGCACCTACGTGGTCGGCTGGATCGCGCAACTCGCCGGCGTCGCGCTGCTCTTTCCTTTGGTGGACACCGGCAACATCGTGTTGCTGGCGCTGGGCCTGATCATTCTCAGCGTCGGGCTCGGGTTCACTTACGGCCAGCAGGCGGCGTTCTACGCGGAGCTGTTCCCCGCGTCGATCCGCTTCTCCGGCGTTTCGATCTCGTACGCGCTCGGTGCGATCCTCGGCGGCGCGTTCGCGCCGACGATCGCCACCGCGCTGGTCGACGCGACCGGCACGTCGGTGTCCGTGGCCGTCTATCTGGCCGGGATGACCGTCGTCGGTCTCATCGCCACCTTGCTGCTGCGTGACCGGTCGGGAATCCCGCTCGGACCGGACCACGAAGCCGAGCAGGCGGTGAGCCCGCTCCGGTTCGGCAAGTGA
- a CDS encoding IclR family transcriptional regulator yields the protein MVSESRKTASTSQTLSRGIRVLEVLADAQEPLSVDQIAERLGVHRSIAYRLIRTLEEHGLLTREPAGKYELGARLAALAAGIKHDLQAAALPELTAVANELGMTCFVAVMDREECVTLVSVEPRHAIASVAQRPGSRHPFTAGAPGRAILSQLPLEDRPVEVQEVAVRGYADSHGEVIENLSSVAVPLPLRGHAPAALAVVYLSSTRTPAELAERLKAAAKAVRDALGG from the coding sequence ATGGTTTCGGAGTCCCGCAAGACCGCGAGCACGTCCCAGACGCTCAGCCGCGGCATCCGCGTGCTCGAAGTCCTTGCCGACGCCCAAGAACCGCTCAGTGTCGACCAGATCGCCGAACGGCTCGGGGTGCACCGCTCGATCGCGTACCGGCTCATCCGCACCCTCGAAGAGCACGGACTCCTCACACGGGAACCCGCCGGGAAATACGAACTCGGCGCGCGGCTGGCGGCGCTCGCGGCCGGGATCAAACACGATCTGCAGGCCGCGGCGCTGCCAGAACTGACCGCGGTCGCGAACGAACTCGGCATGACCTGCTTCGTGGCGGTGATGGACCGCGAGGAATGCGTGACGCTGGTCAGCGTGGAACCCCGGCACGCCATCGCGTCCGTCGCGCAGCGCCCGGGGTCCAGGCATCCGTTCACCGCGGGCGCTCCCGGCCGCGCGATCCTTTCCCAGCTGCCGCTGGAAGACCGGCCCGTCGAGGTACAGGAAGTGGCTGTCCGCGGCTACGCGGACAGCCATGGTGAAGTGATCGAGAATCTCAGCTCGGTGGCCGTGCCGCTCCCCTTGCGCGGCCACGCCCCCGCGGCGCTCGCGGTCGTCTACTTGTCCAGCACGCGCACTCCCGCCGAGCTAGCGGAGCGGCTCAAGGCGGCGGCGAAGGCCGTCCGTGACGCTCTCGGCGGGTGA
- a CDS encoding flavin reductase family protein: protein MMSRETSFSPGSSLYRPPAQFFRGCLGRFATGVAVVTFDAAAKRHGLTVNSFTAVSMDPPLVLVSIQRTVKSHDLLAGRPFAVNVLGAEQEALAMNFAGRPTPEGAPTWVEGGHAPRLGGVLSWFDCTPWAAYDGGDHTLFLGEVREFDYRSGDALGFVNGQFSTIHESAQGHESLF from the coding sequence ATGATGTCACGCGAAACCAGTTTCTCGCCGGGTTCGAGCCTGTATCGGCCACCCGCGCAGTTCTTCCGAGGCTGTCTCGGCCGCTTCGCGACGGGAGTGGCCGTCGTGACCTTCGACGCCGCTGCAAAACGGCACGGCCTGACGGTGAACTCCTTCACCGCGGTCTCGATGGATCCGCCGCTCGTCCTCGTTTCGATCCAGCGCACCGTGAAGAGCCACGACCTGCTCGCCGGTCGCCCGTTCGCGGTCAACGTCCTCGGCGCGGAACAGGAGGCGCTGGCGATGAACTTCGCCGGACGTCCGACCCCCGAAGGCGCGCCGACGTGGGTCGAAGGCGGGCACGCGCCGCGGCTCGGCGGCGTCCTCAGCTGGTTCGACTGCACGCCGTGGGCCGCCTACGACGGCGGCGATCACACCCTGTTCCTCGGCGAGGTGCGGGAGTTCGACTACCGCTCCGGTGACGCGCTCGGCTTCGTCAACGGGCAGTTCTCGACCATCCACGAATCCGCGCAAGGCCACGAATCCCTGTTCTGA
- the hpaB gene encoding 4-hydroxyphenylacetate 3-monooxygenase, oxygenase component, which yields MGARTGQQYLDKLNAMTPELYVDGEKVTSKVAEHPAFRNNALTYAKLFDLQHDPAHRDVLTYESPTTGERVGTSFLVPRSEEDLKRRRAAFSVWAQYSNGFLGRTGDYMNSSLTALSTAKKFFSQADPVYGQRIAKYYEMARENDLLATHTLIPPQVNRSVSGSQQGGGNLSAKVVEEREDGIVVRGARMLATIAPIADELLVFPSTVLRGTPEDAPYSYAFAVPNDAPGLKYFCRAGLDHGRSHFDEPLASRFEEMDAVVVFDDVFVPNERVFLLGHPELCNAWYSETGAGALMTHQVVTRTLAKTEFYLGLASEIAAAIGIGGFQHIQQDLSELISYVEIEKAVLRAAEADGKLSEDGVFLPKWEVLNAARNWYPTKVSPRLTEIIRKFSASGLMALPGEADFEAEGRPDIDTYLQSATLPAKDRARLFKLAFDASVSSFAGRESLYEYFFFGDPVRMAGAQVNAYPREALRERVRELLARDE from the coding sequence ATGGGAGCCCGTACCGGACAGCAGTACCTCGACAAGCTCAACGCGATGACGCCGGAGTTGTACGTCGACGGCGAGAAGGTGACCTCCAAGGTCGCCGAGCACCCTGCTTTCCGCAACAACGCGCTGACCTACGCGAAGCTGTTCGACCTCCAGCACGACCCGGCGCACCGTGACGTCCTGACCTACGAATCGCCGACCACGGGGGAGCGGGTCGGAACCTCGTTCCTGGTGCCGCGCAGCGAGGAAGACCTCAAGCGCCGCCGCGCCGCCTTCTCCGTCTGGGCGCAGTATTCCAACGGCTTCCTCGGCCGCACCGGCGACTACATGAACTCGTCGCTCACTGCGCTCTCGACCGCGAAGAAGTTCTTCTCCCAGGCCGATCCCGTTTACGGCCAGCGCATCGCGAAGTACTACGAGATGGCGCGTGAGAACGACCTCCTCGCGACGCATACCCTGATCCCGCCGCAGGTCAACCGTTCGGTGTCAGGCAGCCAGCAGGGCGGTGGCAACCTGTCGGCGAAGGTGGTCGAGGAACGGGAAGACGGCATCGTCGTGCGCGGCGCGCGGATGCTCGCCACCATCGCGCCGATCGCCGACGAACTCCTGGTCTTCCCGTCGACAGTCCTGCGCGGTACTCCCGAGGACGCCCCGTACTCCTACGCTTTCGCCGTCCCGAACGACGCGCCCGGTCTCAAGTACTTCTGCCGGGCCGGACTCGACCACGGCCGCTCGCACTTCGACGAACCGCTCGCCTCCCGGTTCGAGGAAATGGACGCGGTCGTGGTGTTCGACGACGTCTTCGTCCCGAACGAGCGGGTCTTCCTGCTGGGGCACCCGGAGCTGTGCAACGCCTGGTACTCCGAGACCGGCGCCGGCGCGCTGATGACCCACCAGGTCGTCACGCGCACGCTGGCCAAGACGGAGTTCTACCTCGGCCTCGCCAGTGAGATCGCCGCCGCGATCGGCATCGGCGGTTTCCAGCACATCCAGCAGGACCTGTCGGAGCTGATCTCCTACGTCGAGATCGAGAAGGCCGTGCTGCGCGCTGCCGAGGCCGACGGAAAACTGAGCGAGGACGGCGTCTTCCTGCCCAAGTGGGAAGTCCTCAACGCCGCCCGGAACTGGTATCCCACGAAGGTCTCGCCGCGGCTGACCGAAATCATCCGTAAGTTCTCCGCCTCCGGGCTCATGGCCCTGCCGGGCGAAGCGGACTTCGAGGCCGAAGGACGTCCTGACATCGACACGTACCTCCAGTCGGCCACGCTGCCGGCCAAGGACCGCGCGCGGCTGTTCAAGCTGGCGTTCGACGCGTCGGTCTCGAGCTTCGCCGGGCGGGAGTCGCTGTACGAGTACTTCTTCTTCGGCGACCCGGTGCGGATGGCGGGTGCCCAGGTGAACGCGTACCCGAGGGAGGCGCTGCGGGAACGGGTCCGGGAACTGCTGGCGCGGGACGAGTGA
- a CDS encoding Fur family transcriptional regulator — protein MPTTPDFERMLRGASLRVTRPRVAVLTAVRDHPHADTDSIIGAVRTELGEVSHQAIYDVLRALTAAGLVRRIQPSGSVARYESRVGDNHHHVVCRTCGAIADVDCAVGPAPCLTASNDQGFVIEEAEVIYWGLCPDCAVEPRS, from the coding sequence GTGCCCACGACCCCGGACTTCGAGCGGATGCTGCGCGGGGCCTCCCTGCGCGTGACGCGTCCCAGGGTGGCCGTGCTGACAGCGGTACGCGACCACCCGCACGCCGACACCGACTCGATCATCGGTGCCGTGCGTACGGAACTCGGAGAGGTCTCTCACCAGGCCATTTACGACGTGTTGCGGGCACTGACCGCCGCGGGTCTCGTTCGGCGGATCCAGCCGTCGGGGTCCGTGGCACGCTACGAGTCCCGGGTCGGGGACAACCACCACCACGTCGTGTGCCGAACCTGTGGTGCCATCGCCGACGTCGACTGCGCCGTCGGTCCCGCACCCTGTTTGACCGCGTCGAACGACCAAGGCTTCGTGATCGAAGAGGCCGAGGTCATCTACTGGGGCCTGTGTCCCGACTGTGCCGTTGAACCCCGTTCCTGA
- the katG gene encoding catalase/peroxidase HPI — MSDSPDAVIGEMNEESAGGCPVSSGRRNHPTEGAGNRDWWPNQLNLKILRKHSAASDPMDAGFDYAAEFKTLDLAELAKDVDAVLTTSQDWWPADFGHYGGFMIRMAWHSAGTYRIEDGRGGAGAGMQRFAPLNSWPDNGNLDKARRLLWPVKKKYGRKISWADLMIFTGNRALETMGFKTFGFAGGRADVWEPDEDVYWGPERTWLGDERYTGDRELENPLAAVQMGLIYVNPEGPNGNPDPLAAARDIRETFGRMAMNDEETVALIAGGHSFGKTHGAADPDKYVGPEPEGASIEEQGLGWKNTFGSGKGRDAITSGLEVTWTPTPTQWSNWFFHNLFEYEWELTKSPAGAHQWVPKDGKAKNTVPDPEDGKLNRAPGMLTTDLALRFDPVYEQISRRFYENPDQFADAFARAWFKLTHRDMGPIQRYLGPLVPQETLIWQDPVPAVDHELIDDADIAALKEKLLASGLSVSQLVSTAWASASTFRGSDKRGGANGARIRLEPQRDWEVNDPQTLSQVLRTLEGVQEAFNNAQTGGKKVSLADLIVLGGVAAVEQAAKDGGHEITVPFTPGRTDATEEQTDAESFAPLEPTVDGFRNYRGKGHRLPTEYLLLDRANLLNLSAPEMTVLVGGLRVLGANAQQSKHGVLTEKPGSLTNDFFVNLLDMGVQWTATSEDAETFEGRDSATGEVKWTGTRADLVFGSNSELRAVAEVYASDDAKEKFVRDFVSAWDKVMNLDRYDLVRS, encoded by the coding sequence GTGTCTGACAGCCCGGACGCCGTCATCGGCGAAATGAACGAAGAGAGCGCGGGCGGCTGCCCCGTCTCGTCGGGCCGCCGCAACCACCCCACCGAAGGCGCGGGCAACCGTGACTGGTGGCCGAACCAGCTCAACCTGAAGATCCTCCGGAAGCACTCGGCGGCTTCCGACCCGATGGACGCCGGGTTCGACTACGCCGCCGAGTTCAAGACCCTCGACCTCGCCGAGCTCGCCAAGGACGTCGACGCCGTCCTCACGACGTCGCAGGACTGGTGGCCCGCGGACTTCGGCCACTACGGCGGCTTCATGATCCGTATGGCGTGGCACAGCGCGGGCACCTACCGCATCGAGGACGGCCGCGGCGGCGCGGGCGCCGGCATGCAGCGTTTCGCCCCGCTCAACAGCTGGCCGGACAACGGCAACCTGGACAAGGCCCGCCGCCTGCTCTGGCCGGTCAAGAAGAAGTACGGCCGCAAGATCTCGTGGGCCGACCTGATGATCTTCACCGGCAACCGTGCCCTGGAGACCATGGGCTTCAAGACCTTCGGCTTCGCAGGTGGCCGCGCGGACGTCTGGGAGCCGGACGAGGACGTGTACTGGGGTCCCGAGCGCACGTGGCTCGGCGACGAGCGCTACACCGGCGACCGTGAGCTGGAGAACCCGCTGGCCGCCGTGCAGATGGGTCTCATCTACGTGAACCCGGAAGGCCCGAACGGCAACCCGGACCCGCTGGCCGCGGCCCGCGACATCCGCGAGACCTTCGGCCGGATGGCGATGAACGACGAGGAGACCGTCGCGCTGATCGCCGGCGGCCACAGCTTCGGCAAGACGCACGGCGCGGCCGACCCGGACAAGTACGTCGGCCCCGAGCCCGAAGGCGCTTCGATCGAGGAGCAGGGCCTGGGCTGGAAGAACACCTTCGGCAGCGGCAAGGGCCGCGACGCGATCACCAGTGGCCTCGAGGTCACCTGGACGCCGACCCCGACTCAGTGGAGCAACTGGTTCTTCCACAACCTCTTCGAGTACGAGTGGGAGCTGACCAAGAGCCCGGCGGGTGCCCACCAGTGGGTCCCGAAGGACGGCAAGGCGAAGAACACCGTGCCGGACCCCGAGGACGGCAAGCTCAACCGCGCGCCCGGCATGCTCACCACCGACCTGGCGCTGCGTTTCGACCCGGTCTACGAACAGATCTCGCGCCGGTTCTACGAGAACCCGGACCAGTTCGCGGACGCCTTCGCCCGTGCCTGGTTCAAGCTGACCCACCGTGACATGGGCCCGATCCAGCGCTACCTCGGCCCGCTGGTGCCGCAGGAGACGCTGATCTGGCAGGACCCGGTGCCCGCCGTCGACCACGAGCTGATCGACGACGCGGACATCGCCGCCCTCAAGGAGAAGCTGCTCGCTTCGGGCCTCTCGGTCTCGCAGCTGGTCTCCACCGCGTGGGCCTCGGCCTCGACGTTCCGCGGCAGCGACAAGCGCGGTGGCGCGAACGGCGCCCGCATCCGCCTCGAGCCGCAGCGCGACTGGGAGGTCAACGACCCGCAGACGCTGTCCCAGGTGTTGCGGACCCTCGAGGGTGTCCAGGAGGCGTTCAACAACGCCCAGACCGGCGGCAAGAAGGTCTCGCTCGCCGACCTGATCGTGCTGGGCGGCGTCGCCGCCGTCGAGCAGGCCGCGAAGGACGGCGGGCACGAGATCACCGTGCCGTTCACCCCGGGCCGCACCGACGCGACGGAGGAGCAGACCGACGCCGAGTCGTTCGCCCCGCTGGAGCCGACCGTCGACGGGTTCCGCAACTACCGCGGCAAGGGCCACCGTCTCCCGACGGAGTACCTGCTCCTCGACCGCGCGAACCTGCTGAACCTGAGCGCGCCCGAGATGACCGTCCTCGTCGGCGGTCTGCGTGTCCTCGGCGCCAACGCCCAGCAGTCCAAGCACGGCGTGCTCACCGAGAAGCCGGGGTCGCTGACCAACGACTTCTTCGTGAACCTGCTCGACATGGGGGTCCAGTGGACCGCCACGTCGGAGGACGCGGAGACCTTCGAAGGCCGCGACTCCGCGACCGGCGAGGTCAAGTGGACCGGTACCCGTGCCGACCTCGTGTTCGGGTCCAACTCCGAGCTTCGCGCGGTGGCGGAGGTCTACGCCAGCGACGACGCGAAGGAGAAGTTCGTCCGTGACTTCGTGTCCGCGTGGGACAAGGTGATGAACCTCGACCGGTACGACCTGGTCCGAAGCTAG